A genome region from Carassius gibelio isolate Cgi1373 ecotype wild population from Czech Republic chromosome A23, carGib1.2-hapl.c, whole genome shotgun sequence includes the following:
- the LOC127944944 gene encoding calcium/calmodulin-dependent protein kinase type 1D: MGRKEGDCDWKKSTDNIQDVFEFMEVLGSGAFSEVFMVKERKTGKPFAMKCVKKKNKRDVNLENEIAVLRKIQHDNVVCLEDFYESRTHYYLLMQLVSGGELFDRILDRGMYSEADASRLIRQVLEAVSYLHKNGIVHRDLKPENLLYYSPDENSKIMISDFGLSKMEDNGVMSTACGTPGYVAPEVLAQKPYSKAVDCWSIGVITYILLCGYPPFYEETETRLFSKIMKAQYEFDSPFWDDISESAKDFIRNMMQKNPKMRYDTEQALRHPWIIGKTARSQDIYYSVSEQIQKNFAKSKWKQAFNATVAINQIKKLQLANSEACVTSAPAPEFKVIAASTPESVCKKLFTETPEPNCNIHSNQINVPSGSTESKTQYHPVRVSHSETTHVGTLTIAEKGKHVYHSEPADLNGYAKRSSSRNGQKLQTGVCSVM, from the exons ATGGGACGAAAGGAGGGCGACTGTGATTGGAAAAAGAGCACGGATAACATCCAGGATGTGTTTGAATTCATGGAGGTGCTCGGATC GGGAGCGTTCTCAGAGGTCTTCATGGTGAAGGAGAGAAAAACAGGGAAGCCTTTTGCTATGAAGTGtgtgaagaagaaaaacaaaagggaCGTCAACCTGGAGAATGAAATCGCCGTGTTGAGGAA GATCCAACACGACAATGTGGTTTGCTTGGAGGATTTCTATGAAAGTCGGACACATTACTACCTGCTCATGCAACT CGTTTCAGGTGGTGAACTGTTCGACCGGATCCTGGACCGGGGCATGTATTCAGAGGCTGATGCTAGTCGGCTCATCAGACAGGTGCTGGAGGCAGTCAGCTACCTGCACAAAAACGGCATTGTCCACCGCGACCTCAAG CCAGAGAATCTGCTCTACTACAGCCCTGATGAAAACTCTAAGATCATGATCAGTGATTTTGGTCTCTCTAAGATGGAAGATAATGGCGTCATGTCCACGGCCTGTGGGACCCCAGGATATGTCG CCCCTGAAGTTTTGGCCCAGAAGCCCTATAGCAAAGCCGTTGACTGCTGGTCTATTGGAGTCATCACTTACATCCT TCTCTGTGGATATCCTCCTTTCTATGAAGAAACAGAGACTCGTCTCTTTTCTAAAATCATGAAGGCACAGTACGAGTTCGACTCGCCCTTCTGGGATGATATCTCTGAGTCTG CAAAGGACTTCATCCGCAACATGATGCAGAAGAATCCTAAGATGCGTTATGACACAGAACAGGCTCTCAGACACCCCTG GATTATAGGAAAGACGGCCCGGAGTCAGGACATCTACTACTCCGTCAGTGAGCAGATCCAGAAAAACTTTGCCAAGTCCAAATGGAAG CAAGCCTTCAATGCTACAGTGGCCATCAACCAGATTAAGAAACTGCAGCTGGCCAACTCCGAGGCCTGTGTGACGTCTGCGCCTGCGCCTGAGTTCAAGGTCATCGCAGCCTCCACACCTGAATCCGTCTGCAAGAAGCTGTTCACTGAGACCCCTGAACCAAACTGCAACATACACAGTAATCAGATAAATGTGCCGTCTGGCTCCACAGAGTCAAAGACTCAATATCATCCAGTCCGGGTCAGTCACAGTGAGACCACTCATGTTGGGACCCTCACCATTGCAGAGAAGGGCAAACATGTGTATCACTCAGAGCCAGCGGACCTAAATGG GTATGCAAAAAGAAGCTCCAGTCGTAACGGGCAGAAGCTGCAGACTGGCGTTTGCTCTGTCATGTGA